CCGGGCAATGATGTCGGTGGGGTTGGTCAGCGCCTCACCCCAGATGGCCACGGTGCCGGCAGTCACGATCAACGCGATGGCTGAGAAGAAGGCGATGTTGAGCGGAAGACCGGTAAAATTGCCTTTCTTCATTTCTCCCTGGGTTTTCACGAACCGTGAAAAGTCGCCGTAATTGATCACAACGGCGGCGAAATAGGCAATCATCGTGCCGACGATGGCGAGAAACGCCGTAAACGAGCTGCCCTCATAGCTGCCCGTGCCCTGGAAGATCGTTCCCAGTTCCGAAAACAGCCCGTTGCCGGCCTTCCACCAGATGATGCCGGCAAGCAGGATCATCACCGCATAGACAAACGGGCCTGCAAAATTGAGAAATTTGGTGATCCACTCGATGCCGTTCCAGAACAGCCAGATCTGGAACACCCAGACCATCAGGAAGGCAATACAGTCGAGCCCGCCCATACCAAGGAACATGGCGTCACCCGAAGCGCCGAACAGTGCCTTGAGCAATAGAGCTACCGCCGTGGAGGCGAAATAGGTTTGTGCACCATACCAGAAGATCGCCACGATGGCGCGCAGCACAGCGGGAAGATTGGCGCCCCTAATGCCCATGCTGGAGCGCGCCATAACCGGAAAGGGAATGCCGTATTTGACGCTCGGCTCACCCATCAGATTGACCAGCCACATGACGAATATGCCGGCAACCATGATCGCCGCAAACACCGTCCAGCCATTCAGGCCAAAGGTCAAAAACAGCGACGCAGCCAGCGTATAGCCGAACAGGCTTTGGACATCATTGGCCCAGACGTTGAAAATCTCGAACCACCCCCAGGTTCTGTCCTTCATCGCAATCGGCTTCAGGTCTTCATTATAAAGGCTTGGATCGTGATTCTTGATCACCAGGTCCTCAGTCATGCTATTCCCCCTCCAATCAATATTGACGTGTCGGCCATGCCGGGTATGAAAATTTACAATAGATTAACAGTCGTGCATTATGCCGTGCATAATACCGTCATTAATGCCGTGCAAAATGTCAACCGAAATCATCTCGGGTACTGAGCAACGAGGAGTAGATGTGAAAATAGGATACGCACGGGTGTCAACGAAATGGTATCAAAGCAAAGTTCAGCTGGCCCAGTTGGAAGGGCAGGGTTGTGCCAAGGTCTGGAGCGAGGAAAATTTCTCGCACGACGGCCCGGATGACGGCTTCGAGAGGTTTCTCGCCGAAGTCTCGCCCGGTGATACGGTGGTCACAACTCGCTTGGCCTCGCTGGCCGACTCGGCACCGGATCTGTTGCGCCTGCTCGAGAAAATTCACCGCAAGGGCGCCTATTTCCGTTCTCTCGCCGAACCCTGGGCCGACACCACGTCGGAGGGCGGAGACCGGGTCATCGAGACCGTCCGCGGCCTGATCGAGTTCGAGATCGCCGTTGCCGACGTCAAGAGCCGCGACGACCAGGACCGGCCGAAAACCTTTGGTGTCTCCGCCGGTCGCCCGCAAAAACTCTCCAATCATCAGAAGCAGAAGGCGCTGTCGCTGCTCAAGGTCGGCAAGTCCGCGGCCGCCATCGGTCGCATGCTCGGCGTCAGCCGCTCAACCATATCCCGACTGAAGAGCGAAAAAGCCGCAGCGACCGAGTAGCGGTCGCCGCGGCTGCAAGGTGCATCGCGCGGCTCCAGTCCGTGGTGTCGCCGCGATAAAGAGGCTGTCGGGGCTTGGCCATGGCCCCGCGAACCGGGCGGCAATCGGCACATTTGAGCCGCGCCACCCTTGCATAATATTTTGATAGTCTGTAAGCGACGCCTATTCCACACGTGGGGCATGGGTTGGTTCGGGAGAAATCCGGATCGGTCCGCCGGTGGCGCTTTGCGCTCACGCCCTGCGGAGGTTCAACCGGAAACAGGAGTAATAGGCATGGCATTGCCGGAATTTTCCATGCGCCAGCTGCTTGAAGCAGGCGTCCACTTCGGTCACCAGACTCACCGCTGGAACCCGAAGATGAAGCCGTACATTTTTGGCGCGCGCAACAACCTTCACATTCTCGATCTCGGCCAGACTGTGCCGCTGATGTCGCAGGCCCTCAAACTGGTCTCCGACACAGTGTCCAAGGGCGGCCGCGTGCTGTTCGTTGGCACCAAGCGCCAGGCTTCCGAAATCGTTGCCGATGCAGCTTCGCGTTCGGCTCAGTACTACGTCAACGCCCGTTGGCTCGGCGGCATGCTGACCAACTGGAAGACGATCTCGCATTCGATCCAGCGTCTGCGCAAGCTCGACGAGATCCTTGCACAGGAAGCTTCGGGCTTCACCAAGAAGGAACGCCTCAACCTTGAGCGCGAGCGTGAAAAGCTCAACCGCGCTTTGGGCGGTATTCGCGACATGGGCGGCACCCCCGACCTGATGTTCGTGATCGACACCAACAAGGAAGGCATTGCCATCCAGGAAGCCAAGCGTCTTGGCATTCCGGTTGTTGCGATCATCGATTCCAACTGCGATCCCGACGTTGTCGATTACCCGATCCCGGGCAATGATGATGCTTCGCGTGCCATTTCGCTCTATTGCGATCTGATCAGCCGCGCCTGCATCGACGGCATTGCCCGTCAGCAGGGTGCCTCCGGTGTCGATCTCGGCGCCATGGATGCCCCGGTTGAGCCGGCGCTTGAAGCAGCCCCTGAAGCTGCTGCAGTTGAAGCTGCTCCTGCGGAAGCCGCACCGGCCGAAGCTGCACCGGCAGAAGAAGCCGCAAAGGCCTGATTCCGGGTTTCGGACAAAACCGGCCCGGCCAAGCCACAGTGCTTTGCCGGGCTGTCATGTTTTATTGGCATGGTTGACATGCTGTCGGGCGATCCCGCGCTTCCGTGAGCCAATCCGGCCGGACCGGGCGTCAATCTAGAATGAAGAGGCTAAGATGAGCATTACCGCTGCAATGGTAAAAGAGCTGCGCGACAAGACCGGCGCCGGCATGATGGACTGCAAGAAGGCATTGGCTGAAACCAATGGCGACATGGAAGCCGCTGTTGACTGGCTGCGCGCCAAGGGCATCGCCAAGGCTGACAAGAAATCCGGCCGCACCGCTGCCGAAGGCCTGATCGCCGTTGCATCCGAGGGCAATTCCGCGGTTGCCGTCGAAGTCAATTCGGAAACCGATTTCGTGGCCCGCAATGATGGCTTTCAGGAACTGGCCCGCTCGATCGCTAGCGTCGCCTTGACCACCGATGGCAACGCCGAATCGGTCAGTGCCGCAACCGTTGCGTCGACCGGCAAGTCGGTCGTCGACACAGTCAAGGACGCCATCGCCCATATCGGCGAAAACATGAGCTTCCGCCGCTCGGCCAAGCTGTCGGTCGATAATGGCGTGGTCTCGACCTACGTCCATAACGCCGTCGCCGATGGCCTCGGCAAGCTCGGCGTGCTCGTTGCTGTCCGTTCGACTGGCAAGCCTGAAGCGTTGGAAGCAATCGGCCGTCAGGTCGCCATGCACATCGCCGCCACCAACCCGCTTGCGCTGACCTCCGATGATGTCGACAAGGTCATCGCCGACCGCGAACGCGCCGTCTTCATCGAACAGGCGCGCGAATCGGGCAAGCCGGACAACATCATCGAAAAGATGGTTGAAGGCCGTATGCGCAAGTTCTTCGAGGAAGTTGCGTTGATGTCCCAGGCTTTTGTCATCAATCCTGACCAGACCGTTGCCGAAGCCGTCAAGGCTGCTGAAGCCGATGCCGGCGCACCCGTCGAAATCGCCGGTTTCGTCCGCTTCCAGCTGGGCGAAGGTATCGAAAAGGAAGAAAGCGACTTCGCAGCCGAGGTTGCTGCTGTCGCCAAGGGCTGATCCTCATCCCATTGTCGAAAAAACCGCTAGGGCATCGCGTGACAACGCGATGCCCTTCGTGTATCCGGGCCTGACACAGAAATTCGGACTTTTCCATGACATCCAAGCCCCTGTTCAAACGCGTCCTCCTCAAAGCATCCGGCGAGGCCCTCATGGGCGAGCAGGGATTTGGAATTGACGTCGCCGTGGTCGACAGGATCGCCGACGACATCGCCGAAGTTCGCGCCATGGGCGTCGAGGTTGGTGTCGTGGTTGGCGGCGGCAACATCTTCCGCGGCGTCGCTGTCGCCTCCAAGGGCGGCGATCGGGTCACCGGCGACCACATGGGCATGCTGGCAACCGTCATCAACGCACTGGCGTTGGCAACATCGCTGCGCAAGCTGGGGATCGACACCGAGGTGCTCTCGGCTATCTCGATGCCGGAGATCTGCCAGAGCTTTTCCCAGCGTGCAGCCCTGCATCATCTGCAGAAGGGCCGCGTTGTGATCTTTGCCGGCGGCACCGGCAATCCGTTCTTCACCACCGACTCCGCCGCAGCCCTGCGGGCCGCCGAAATGGGTGCCGAGGCCATTCTCAAGGGCACCCAGGTCGATGGCATCTATTCAGCCGATCCCAAGAAGGTTCCCGACGCCACCCGTTTTGACAGCCTGACCCACGACGAGGTCCTCAACAAGGGCCTCGCGGTAATGGATGTCGCCGCAGTTGCCCTGGCGCGTGAAAACCGGATCCCGATCGTGGTCTTCTCGATCCACGAGGCCGGCGCCTTTGCCAAGATTATGACAGGCGGAGGGCGGGCGACCATCGTTCGCGATCATTGAAGCGTGAGCCGCGCACCCTGCGCTCCGTGTAAACACAGCAGCATCGACTGCAGGAAGGACTAGCGATGAGTGAAGGCGCTGACATGAAGGAACTTAAACGTCGCATGGAGGGGGCAATTGCCGCGTTCAAGAGCGACATTGCCTCGTTGCGCACCGGCCGGGCCTCGGCCAATGTGCTCGATCCGGTGATGGTTGAAGCCTACGGCTCGCGCGTGCCGCTTAACCAGGTGGCCAACGTCACCGTGCCGGAAGCACGGATGCTTGGTGTCTCGGTCTGGGACAAGCAGATGGTCGGCGCAGTCGACCGTGGCATCCGCGAGGCCAATCTCGGCCTCAACCCGATCGTCGATGGCACCAATCTGCGCATCCCGTTGCCCGAACTCAACGAAG
This DNA window, taken from Hoeflea algicola, encodes the following:
- a CDS encoding NCS1 family nucleobase:cation symporter-1 is translated as MTEDLVIKNHDPSLYNEDLKPIAMKDRTWGWFEIFNVWANDVQSLFGYTLAASLFLTFGLNGWTVFAAIMVAGIFVMWLVNLMGEPSVKYGIPFPVMARSSMGIRGANLPAVLRAIVAIFWYGAQTYFASTAVALLLKALFGASGDAMFLGMGGLDCIAFLMVWVFQIWLFWNGIEWITKFLNFAGPFVYAVMILLAGIIWWKAGNGLFSELGTIFQGTGSYEGSSFTAFLAIVGTMIAYFAAVVINYGDFSRFVKTQGEMKKGNFTGLPLNIAFFSAIALIVTAGTVAIWGEALTNPTDIIARVDSLPLTVLAALMFFAATVGINLVANFIPPAYDLANLYPSKISFRIGGLITSGFALVIGGLWVSVISQIGIFNFVNTLGAILAPVYGIMIVDYYMIKNGKLDVQKLFSTDPNGAYFYDNGWNKRALIAFALTSIFSVATVWLPALEFLSGFSWVIGAALGGLVYFFVTKK
- a CDS encoding recombinase family protein — translated: MKIGYARVSTKWYQSKVQLAQLEGQGCAKVWSEENFSHDGPDDGFERFLAEVSPGDTVVTTRLASLADSAPDLLRLLEKIHRKGAYFRSLAEPWADTTSEGGDRVIETVRGLIEFEIAVADVKSRDDQDRPKTFGVSAGRPQKLSNHQKQKALSLLKVGKSAAAIGRMLGVSRSTISRLKSEKAAATE
- the rpsB gene encoding 30S ribosomal protein S2, which codes for MALPEFSMRQLLEAGVHFGHQTHRWNPKMKPYIFGARNNLHILDLGQTVPLMSQALKLVSDTVSKGGRVLFVGTKRQASEIVADAASRSAQYYVNARWLGGMLTNWKTISHSIQRLRKLDEILAQEASGFTKKERLNLEREREKLNRALGGIRDMGGTPDLMFVIDTNKEGIAIQEAKRLGIPVVAIIDSNCDPDVVDYPIPGNDDASRAISLYCDLISRACIDGIARQQGASGVDLGAMDAPVEPALEAAPEAAAVEAAPAEAAPAEAAPAEEAAKA
- the tsf gene encoding translation elongation factor Ts, with protein sequence MSITAAMVKELRDKTGAGMMDCKKALAETNGDMEAAVDWLRAKGIAKADKKSGRTAAEGLIAVASEGNSAVAVEVNSETDFVARNDGFQELARSIASVALTTDGNAESVSAATVASTGKSVVDTVKDAIAHIGENMSFRRSAKLSVDNGVVSTYVHNAVADGLGKLGVLVAVRSTGKPEALEAIGRQVAMHIAATNPLALTSDDVDKVIADRERAVFIEQARESGKPDNIIEKMVEGRMRKFFEEVALMSQAFVINPDQTVAEAVKAAEADAGAPVEIAGFVRFQLGEGIEKEESDFAAEVAAVAKG
- the pyrH gene encoding UMP kinase; the protein is MTSKPLFKRVLLKASGEALMGEQGFGIDVAVVDRIADDIAEVRAMGVEVGVVVGGGNIFRGVAVASKGGDRVTGDHMGMLATVINALALATSLRKLGIDTEVLSAISMPEICQSFSQRAALHHLQKGRVVIFAGGTGNPFFTTDSAAALRAAEMGAEAILKGTQVDGIYSADPKKVPDATRFDSLTHDEVLNKGLAVMDVAAVALARENRIPIVVFSIHEAGAFAKIMTGGGRATIVRDH
- the frr gene encoding ribosome recycling factor, whose translation is MSEGADMKELKRRMEGAIAAFKSDIASLRTGRASANVLDPVMVEAYGSRVPLNQVANVTVPEARMLGVSVWDKQMVGAVDRGIREANLGLNPIVDGTNLRIPLPELNEERRKHLVKVSHTYAENARVAIRNVRRDGMDSLKKAEKDGDISQDDSRRDSDLVQKLTDETINEIDRLLVEKEKEIMQV